Proteins from a single region of Haloterrigena alkaliphila:
- a CDS encoding ABC transporter ATP-binding protein, with protein sequence MSTHEEETPFDAYREDVERPLSRLFREYGPDRLGWFTAGMVANFVARMASLVPPLLLGVAIDAIFANDGSFELPLVPDAWLPTAQMAQFWFTIGAVAVSFLVVAVFTWIYGVTANLFAHGVMHAVRVDCFEKMQRLDMTFFDDKETGEVMAVLNNDTQNLEMFLDNALMNSARLLVMVGGIAAVLFYLNWQLAIVTLVAVPAMVAFTIWFMRAVEPRYARQRSAVGALNTRLENSISGVTLTKTTDSEAHEIDRVRGASRRLYEDTMAVLRLSYFYRPGMELLAGLAFAGTFLVGGYWLATGTAPGPLTGTLSVGDFVVFLFLTQRIVDPLAEVSNIVDQYENAKASSERVFGLMDVPVHVADPDDPVALESVEGRVAYENVTFSYDASEAHVGEETAFDEAVIRDVSFAAEPGETVAFVGPTGAGKSTLVKLLLRLYDVQSGSIRIDDHDVRELSLADLRSSVGYVSQETVLFDGTVADNIRYGRFDADEEAVREAAKAAQAHAFVTDLSEGYETRVGENGVKLSGGQRQRIALARAVLADPEILVLDEATSAVDTWTELQIQRSIDRLTADRTTLAIAHRLSTVTDADTILVVEDGEIVERGSHEELLDADGQYATLWAAQAGDRETAAEALLEGDD encoded by the coding sequence GTGAGTACGCACGAGGAGGAGACGCCGTTCGACGCCTACCGCGAGGACGTCGAGCGCCCGCTCTCGAGACTCTTCCGCGAGTACGGCCCCGACCGGCTGGGCTGGTTCACCGCCGGGATGGTCGCGAACTTCGTCGCGCGGATGGCGAGTCTCGTCCCGCCGCTCCTGCTGGGGGTCGCCATCGACGCCATCTTCGCCAACGACGGGTCGTTCGAACTGCCGCTGGTGCCCGACGCGTGGCTGCCGACCGCACAGATGGCGCAGTTCTGGTTCACCATCGGCGCCGTCGCCGTCTCCTTTCTCGTCGTCGCCGTCTTCACCTGGATCTACGGCGTCACCGCGAACCTGTTCGCCCACGGCGTGATGCACGCGGTGCGGGTCGACTGCTTCGAGAAGATGCAGCGCCTGGACATGACCTTCTTCGACGACAAGGAGACCGGCGAGGTCATGGCGGTGTTGAACAACGACACGCAGAACCTCGAGATGTTCCTCGACAACGCGCTGATGAACTCCGCGCGACTGCTGGTGATGGTCGGGGGGATCGCCGCCGTCCTCTTCTACCTCAACTGGCAACTGGCGATCGTGACGCTGGTCGCCGTCCCGGCGATGGTCGCCTTCACGATCTGGTTCATGCGCGCGGTCGAACCGCGCTACGCCCGCCAGCGCTCCGCGGTCGGAGCGCTGAACACCCGCCTCGAGAACAGCATCTCCGGCGTCACCCTGACGAAGACGACCGACAGCGAGGCCCACGAGATCGACCGCGTCCGCGGGGCCTCGCGGCGCCTCTACGAGGACACGATGGCCGTCCTCCGACTCTCGTACTTCTACCGGCCCGGCATGGAACTGCTCGCCGGACTGGCCTTCGCCGGCACCTTCCTCGTCGGCGGCTACTGGCTCGCGACGGGGACGGCGCCCGGCCCCCTGACCGGGACGCTTTCGGTCGGCGACTTCGTCGTCTTCCTCTTCCTGACCCAGCGGATCGTCGACCCGCTGGCCGAGGTCTCGAACATCGTCGACCAGTACGAGAACGCGAAGGCCTCGAGCGAGCGCGTCTTCGGGCTGATGGACGTCCCCGTCCACGTCGCCGACCCCGACGATCCGGTCGCGCTCGAGTCGGTCGAGGGCCGCGTCGCGTACGAGAACGTCACGTTCAGCTACGACGCCAGCGAGGCCCACGTCGGCGAGGAGACGGCGTTCGACGAGGCCGTGATTCGAGACGTCTCCTTCGCGGCCGAACCCGGCGAGACGGTCGCGTTCGTCGGCCCGACCGGCGCCGGGAAGTCGACGCTCGTCAAACTCCTGCTCCGCCTGTACGACGTGCAGTCGGGATCGATCCGAATCGACGACCACGACGTCCGCGAGCTCTCGCTGGCCGACCTGCGATCGAGCGTCGGCTACGTCAGTCAGGAGACGGTCCTCTTCGACGGCACCGTCGCGGACAACATCCGGTACGGTCGGTTCGACGCCGACGAGGAAGCGGTCCGCGAGGCCGCGAAAGCGGCGCAGGCCCACGCGTTCGTCACCGACCTGTCCGAGGGCTACGAGACGCGAGTCGGCGAGAACGGCGTCAAGCTCTCCGGGGGACAGCGCCAGCGGATCGCGCTCGCCCGCGCCGTTCTCGCGGATCCCGAGATCCTCGTGCTGGACGAGGCGACCAGCGCCGTCGACACGTGGACGGAGTTGCAGATCCAGCGGTCGATCGATCGACTCACCGCGGACCGCACGACGCTGGCGATCGCCCACCGTCTCTCGACGGTCACGGACGCGGACACGATCCTCGTCGTCGAGGACGGCGAAATCGTCGAACGGGGGAGCCACGAGGAGCTACTGGACGCGGACGGGCAGTACGCGACGCTGTGGGCGGCACAGGCGGGTGACCGCGAGACGGCCGCCGAAGCGCTGCTCGAGGGAGACGACTGA
- the thsB gene encoding thermosome subunit beta codes for MSQRMQQGQPMIVMSEDSQRVKDKDAQDYNISAARAVAEAVRSTLGPKGMDKMLVDSMGSVTITNDGVTILQEMDIDNPTAEMIIEVAETQEDEAGDGTTTAVAIAGELLKNAEDLLEQDIHPTAIIKGFHMASEQAREEIDDIAQDVDTEDEDLLRSVAETSMTGKGTEVNKEHLSALIVEAIRQVTVESEDGDNVVDLEFLNIETQTGRSAGESDLLEGGIVDKDPVHDNMPTSATDADILLLNEAIEVEETDVDTEVSVTDPDQLQKFLDREEKQLKDKVQHIVDTGADVVFCQKGIDDLAQHYLAKEGILAVRRAKKSDLEFLSEVVGANVVSDLESATADDLGFGDVTRDEEDELFYVEGDDAHGVTLLLRGSTDHVVDELERGVNDALDVVAQTVSDGRVLAGGGAIEVELASRLRDYADSVSGREQLAVEAFADSLELVPRVLAGNAGLDSIDTLVDLRAAHDDGQITAGLNVFSGDVEDTFESGVVEPAHAKEQAVTSAAEAANLVLKIDDIISAGDLSTDKGGDEEGGPGGAPGGMGGMGGGMGGMM; via the coding sequence ATGAGCCAGCGAATGCAGCAGGGACAGCCGATGATCGTGATGAGCGAGGACTCCCAGCGCGTCAAGGACAAGGACGCGCAGGATTACAACATCAGCGCCGCCCGTGCGGTCGCTGAAGCCGTTCGGTCCACGCTCGGCCCGAAAGGGATGGACAAGATGCTCGTCGACTCCATGGGATCGGTAACGATCACCAACGACGGCGTCACCATCCTTCAGGAGATGGACATCGACAACCCGACGGCCGAGATGATCATCGAGGTCGCCGAAACCCAGGAGGACGAGGCCGGTGACGGTACCACGACGGCCGTCGCCATCGCGGGCGAACTCCTCAAGAACGCCGAGGACCTCCTCGAGCAGGACATCCACCCGACGGCGATCATCAAGGGCTTCCACATGGCGAGCGAGCAGGCTCGCGAGGAGATCGACGACATCGCCCAGGACGTCGACACCGAGGACGAGGACCTCCTGCGCTCGGTCGCCGAGACCTCGATGACCGGCAAGGGTACCGAGGTCAACAAGGAGCACCTCTCGGCGCTCATCGTCGAGGCCATCCGGCAGGTCACCGTCGAGAGCGAGGACGGCGACAACGTCGTCGACCTCGAGTTCCTCAACATCGAGACCCAGACCGGCCGCTCGGCCGGCGAGTCCGACCTGCTCGAGGGCGGCATCGTGGACAAGGACCCCGTCCACGACAACATGCCCACGTCGGCCACCGACGCCGACATCCTGCTGCTCAACGAGGCCATCGAAGTCGAGGAGACCGACGTCGACACCGAAGTCTCCGTCACGGACCCCGACCAGCTCCAGAAGTTCCTCGACCGCGAGGAGAAACAGCTCAAGGACAAGGTCCAGCACATCGTCGACACCGGCGCCGACGTCGTCTTCTGCCAGAAGGGCATCGACGACCTCGCCCAGCACTACCTCGCCAAGGAGGGCATCCTCGCCGTCCGCCGCGCGAAGAAGAGCGATCTGGAATTCCTCTCGGAAGTCGTCGGCGCGAACGTCGTCTCCGACCTCGAGAGCGCGACCGCCGACGACCTCGGCTTCGGTGACGTCACCCGCGACGAGGAGGACGAACTGTTCTACGTCGAGGGCGACGACGCCCACGGCGTCACCCTCCTGCTGCGCGGCTCGACCGACCACGTGGTCGACGAACTCGAGCGCGGCGTCAACGACGCGCTCGACGTCGTCGCCCAGACCGTCTCCGACGGCCGCGTCCTCGCCGGCGGCGGCGCCATCGAGGTCGAACTCGCCAGCCGCCTCCGCGACTACGCTGACTCCGTCTCCGGCCGCGAGCAGCTGGCCGTCGAGGCCTTCGCCGACTCGCTCGAGCTCGTCCCGCGCGTCCTCGCCGGGAACGCGGGTCTGGACTCCATCGACACGCTCGTCGACCTTCGCGCGGCTCACGACGACGGCCAGATCACGGCCGGCCTGAACGTCTTCTCGGGCGACGTCGAGGACACCTTCGAGTCCGGCGTCGTCGAACCGGCCCACGCCAAGGAGCAGGCGGTTACCTCCGCCGCCGAGGCCGCGAACCTCGTCCTCAAGATCGACGACATCATCTCCGCCGGCGACCTGTCGACCGACAAGGGCGGCGACGAGGAAGGCGGCCCCGGTGGTGCCCCCGGCGGAATGGGCGGCATGGGCGGCGGCATGGGCGGCATGATGTAG
- a CDS encoding NAD-dependent epimerase/dehydratase family protein has product MTDSNGRALVTGGAGFIGSHLTERLLADGIDVTVVDDCSNGDPDRVPDRATFVEADLTNPDALEGLLDGIDRVFHLAASKHVDTDRPHGQFDDNTRMTRNILEAMADADVTEILYTSTSTVYGEAPRPTPEDYAPLEPISAYGASKLADEGLLSARAHSHDLTVWNVRFANVVGPRLRGAVIPDFIEKLRDDPETLTILGDGRQEKSYLHIEDCLDAMLHVVEHADDAMNTYNLGTRTTTSVDRIAAIVADELELDPDFEYTGGERGWTGDVPKMRLSIEKLSALGWEPTLSSDEAVRRATREIIAEMD; this is encoded by the coding sequence ATGACGGACTCGAACGGACGCGCTCTCGTGACGGGCGGTGCCGGCTTCATCGGTTCGCACCTCACGGAACGCCTGCTCGCGGACGGTATCGACGTAACGGTCGTCGACGACTGCTCGAACGGCGATCCCGACCGCGTTCCCGACCGCGCGACGTTCGTCGAGGCGGACCTGACGAACCCCGACGCACTCGAGGGGCTCCTCGACGGTATCGACCGCGTCTTCCACCTCGCGGCGTCGAAACACGTCGATACGGACCGTCCCCACGGTCAGTTCGACGACAACACGCGGATGACCCGGAACATCCTCGAGGCGATGGCCGACGCGGACGTGACCGAGATTCTGTACACCTCGACCTCGACGGTCTACGGCGAGGCCCCGCGGCCGACGCCGGAGGACTACGCGCCCCTCGAGCCGATCAGCGCCTACGGGGCGAGCAAACTGGCCGACGAGGGACTGCTCTCCGCGCGGGCGCACAGCCACGACCTGACGGTCTGGAACGTCCGGTTCGCGAACGTCGTCGGGCCGCGCCTGCGCGGGGCCGTCATTCCCGATTTCATCGAGAAACTGCGAGACGACCCCGAGACGCTCACGATCCTCGGCGACGGCCGACAGGAGAAGTCCTACCTCCACATCGAGGACTGCCTCGACGCGATGCTCCACGTCGTCGAGCACGCCGACGACGCGATGAACACCTACAACCTCGGGACGCGAACGACGACCTCGGTCGATCGGATCGCCGCGATCGTCGCCGACGAACTGGAACTCGATCCAGACTTCGAGTACACCGGCGGCGAACGGGGCTGGACCGGCGACGTCCCGAAGATGCGCCTCTCCATCGAGAAGCTCTCGGCGCTGGGGTGGGAGCCGACGCTCTCGAGCGACGAAGCCGTTCGACGAGCGACCCGCGAGATCATCGCGGAGATGGATTGA
- a CDS encoding lysylphosphatidylglycerol synthase transmembrane domain-containing protein: MNGGGEETAREGDDESASPNADEESGDRGVVDVLTRRRVTIAGTVLVVLGLLVAVREIDLRTVAAEVSSADPRLLAAAVAVYALSWPLRGRRYADVLAAMGHRCGTGVLTLAVFLSQTANLAIPARAGDTVRAYVVNTQRDVPYTAGFASLAVERVFDLAAIAALAGLATAWLALGGRAGPLEIVAEAGGARTALLAAAAVSAATVVVVTSARVDYGQGLAARLRTRVRGRSRIEGPLETALRFATDVQVVARQPRALAAIGATSLIVWSLDVLTAVLVLAALGSGLSTGTLLAVGTLAVSVGNLAKVLPLSQGGVGLYEAAFTALVVGLTPVGASTALAAAIVDHALKNGVTLVGGAGAVAGLGISLSKASTEPDSKTRETGSFLGEPKR, encoded by the coding sequence ATGAACGGCGGCGGCGAAGAAACGGCTCGCGAAGGCGACGACGAATCAGCGTCGCCGAACGCCGACGAGGAATCCGGGGACCGCGGAGTCGTCGACGTCCTGACCCGCCGTCGAGTGACGATCGCCGGAACGGTGCTCGTCGTCCTGGGGCTGCTCGTCGCCGTCCGCGAGATCGACCTCCGGACCGTCGCCGCGGAGGTCTCGAGCGCCGACCCGCGGCTGCTCGCGGCCGCGGTCGCCGTCTACGCGCTCTCGTGGCCGCTCCGCGGGCGCCGGTACGCGGACGTGCTGGCGGCGATGGGTCACCGCTGCGGAACTGGCGTTCTCACGCTGGCGGTCTTCCTCAGCCAGACGGCCAACCTCGCGATTCCCGCGCGGGCGGGCGATACGGTGCGTGCGTACGTCGTCAATACGCAGCGGGACGTCCCCTACACCGCGGGGTTCGCGTCGCTGGCGGTCGAACGCGTCTTCGATCTGGCCGCGATCGCCGCGCTCGCCGGACTCGCGACCGCGTGGCTCGCGCTGGGCGGGCGGGCCGGCCCGCTCGAGATCGTCGCGGAAGCCGGCGGCGCGCGGACGGCCCTGCTGGCCGCGGCGGCGGTGAGCGCGGCGACGGTCGTCGTCGTTACGTCTGCCCGGGTAGACTACGGGCAGGGGCTGGCCGCGCGGCTCCGCACACGCGTTCGAGGCCGGTCGCGGATCGAAGGACCGCTCGAGACCGCGCTCCGGTTCGCGACCGACGTGCAGGTCGTCGCGCGACAGCCGCGGGCGCTGGCGGCGATCGGCGCGACGAGCCTGATCGTGTGGTCGCTGGACGTCCTCACCGCGGTGCTCGTCCTCGCGGCGCTGGGCAGCGGCCTCTCGACCGGAACGCTGCTGGCGGTCGGGACGCTGGCGGTCAGCGTGGGGAATCTCGCGAAGGTGCTCCCGCTCTCGCAGGGCGGCGTCGGGCTCTACGAGGCCGCGTTCACGGCGCTCGTGGTCGGGCTGACCCCCGTCGGTGCCAGCACGGCGCTGGCGGCCGCCATCGTCGACCACGCGCTGAAAAACGGCGTGACGCTGGTCGGCGGCGCCGGCGCGGTCGCCGGGCTTGGCATTTCCCTGTCGAAGGCGTCGACCGAACCCGACTCGAAGACGCGAGAAACCGGCAGTTTTTTAGGTGAGCCTAAAAGATAG
- a CDS encoding alpha-1 4-glucan-protein synthase: MSQDICVIVPTIREYECLRSYFGNARAHGFDLSRLHVVLVTEDFCETDAMERLLEEEGVSGEVFDGSRREEWYEAYGVADYDHVVPAASHAETSFGLLYMWAHDEFDYGFFIDDDTLPHEDQDFFGTHMENLAFEGEIEAVSSDEQWVNVLYQNADEHGLYPRGYPYSAMGETVETGTTEIGAGEVVASQGLWTNVPDLDAVRILMDGDLEGQAQTRTSSDDFGDDFVAERGNYLTVCSMNLAFRREVIPAFYQLPMDDNEWDVGRFDDIWSGVFLKRACDVLGKRIYNGAPLCEHNKAPRSTFDDLNNEVPGLELNEHLWRMIDDVGEDADSYAAVFEAMGRELADGDWETYNNGAFFNYVGEHMLDWLECLSELRPAPGLETERDRVVADS, translated from the coding sequence ATGAGTCAGGATATCTGCGTGATCGTCCCGACGATCCGGGAGTACGAGTGTCTGCGCTCGTACTTCGGGAACGCCCGCGCCCACGGCTTCGACCTCTCGAGGCTCCACGTCGTGCTCGTCACCGAGGACTTCTGCGAGACCGACGCCATGGAACGGCTGCTCGAGGAGGAGGGCGTCTCCGGCGAGGTGTTCGACGGCAGCCGCCGCGAGGAGTGGTACGAGGCCTACGGCGTCGCCGACTACGACCACGTCGTGCCGGCGGCGAGCCACGCCGAGACGAGTTTCGGCCTGCTCTACATGTGGGCCCACGACGAGTTCGACTACGGCTTCTTCATCGACGACGACACCCTTCCCCACGAGGATCAGGACTTCTTCGGTACCCACATGGAGAACCTCGCGTTCGAGGGCGAAATCGAGGCGGTCTCCTCGGACGAGCAGTGGGTCAACGTGCTCTACCAGAACGCCGACGAACACGGACTCTACCCGCGCGGATATCCGTACTCCGCGATGGGAGAGACCGTCGAGACCGGGACGACCGAAATCGGCGCCGGCGAGGTCGTCGCCTCGCAGGGCCTCTGGACGAACGTGCCCGACCTCGACGCCGTCCGCATCCTCATGGACGGCGACCTCGAGGGCCAGGCCCAGACCCGAACGAGCAGCGACGACTTCGGCGACGACTTCGTCGCCGAGCGGGGCAACTACCTCACCGTCTGCTCGATGAACCTCGCCTTCCGTCGCGAGGTGATCCCCGCGTTCTACCAGCTCCCGATGGACGACAACGAGTGGGACGTCGGCCGCTTCGACGACATCTGGTCGGGCGTCTTCCTCAAGCGCGCCTGCGACGTTCTGGGCAAGCGCATCTACAACGGCGCGCCGCTCTGCGAGCACAACAAGGCCCCGCGCAGCACCTTCGACGACCTGAACAACGAGGTACCGGGGCTCGAGTTGAACGAACACCTCTGGCGGATGATCGACGACGTTGGAGAGGACGCCGACTCCTACGCCGCGGTCTTCGAGGCGATGGGCCGCGAACTCGCCGACGGCGACTGGGAGACGTACAACAACGGCGCCTTCTTCAACTACGTCGGCGAGCACATGCTCGACTGGCTCGAGTGTCTGTCCGAACTCCGACCGGCGCCGGGGCTCGAGACCGAACGTGATCGCGTCGTCGCCGACAGCTGA
- a CDS encoding extracellular solute-binding protein — protein sequence MNEGSEERGVSRRNALRVGAGLGVTSLAGCLGLFGDDQNVEIPALSEFRGSGSLVEGRPAPGGTSIEDLPDLSGDLALYIGGGEGGIYYEFVEMLQNIYSDFEVHTTDNASSSLAETIVEEVDAGASRADVFWSIDASSLGFVAANDAYEPLSDEVVDMVANGQFVGDDKAWAGVAGRARAVPYNTDELSESDIPNTVQDFPSTDALQGTVGWAPTYGAFKSFVTAMRLINGEDATREWLVAMREAGTERHGNEYAVSQSVAEGSLAAGFANHYYAMRVKNQQPDAPIDLAFTEGDAGALINVAGALKIQGTQRGDLVDDFVRHLLSAEAQEYFATVSFAYPMIGGVEPVGGLPSIDELSPPDIDLAELADIEPTLDLMDEAGVSG from the coding sequence ATGAACGAAGGAAGTGAGGAACGTGGGGTTTCACGCAGGAACGCGCTGCGAGTCGGCGCCGGACTGGGTGTCACCTCGCTCGCGGGGTGTCTGGGCCTGTTCGGGGACGATCAGAACGTCGAGATTCCGGCGCTCTCGGAGTTCCGGGGGTCCGGTTCGCTGGTCGAGGGTCGCCCCGCGCCGGGCGGGACGTCCATCGAGGACCTCCCCGACCTCTCCGGGGACCTCGCGCTCTACATCGGCGGCGGCGAGGGCGGCATCTACTACGAATTCGTGGAGATGCTCCAGAACATCTACTCCGACTTCGAGGTCCATACCACCGACAACGCTTCGTCGTCGCTGGCCGAGACCATCGTCGAGGAGGTCGACGCCGGCGCGTCCCGGGCCGACGTCTTCTGGTCGATCGACGCCAGTTCGCTGGGGTTCGTCGCGGCAAACGACGCCTACGAACCGCTATCGGACGAGGTGGTCGACATGGTTGCAAACGGGCAGTTCGTCGGCGACGACAAGGCATGGGCCGGCGTCGCCGGACGGGCCCGCGCCGTGCCGTACAACACCGACGAACTGAGCGAGTCGGACATCCCGAACACCGTACAGGACTTCCCGTCGACCGACGCCCTTCAGGGGACGGTGGGCTGGGCGCCGACCTACGGCGCGTTCAAGTCGTTCGTCACCGCCATGCGGCTGATCAACGGCGAGGACGCGACCCGCGAGTGGCTGGTCGCCATGCGGGAGGCCGGCACCGAGCGACACGGTAACGAGTACGCCGTCTCGCAGTCGGTCGCCGAGGGGTCGCTGGCCGCCGGGTTCGCCAACCACTACTACGCGATGCGCGTCAAGAACCAGCAACCCGACGCCCCGATCGACCTCGCGTTCACCGAAGGCGACGCGGGCGCGTTGATCAACGTCGCCGGCGCGCTGAAGATCCAGGGAACGCAGCGGGGCGACCTGGTCGACGACTTCGTCCGCCACCTGCTGTCCGCGGAGGCCCAGGAGTACTTCGCGACGGTCAGTTTCGCCTACCCGATGATCGGCGGCGTCGAGCCGGTCGGCGGACTCCCCTCGATCGACGAACTGAGTCCGCCGGATATCGACCTCGCTGAGCTGGCGGACATCGAACCGACCCTCGATCTGATGGACGAGGCCGGCGTCTCGGGATGA
- a CDS encoding ABC transporter permease, translating into MSARERIASAVGRRGDGDGAVDVGLTLLAAAIAAALVLPLTWLFVDAAALGDRAFELAVAPRTLEVLVRSVALVAVVTGASVLLGVPLALLTVQGDIPFPRFWTILAALPLAVPSYLGAFAFVSAFGPQGELADLLAPLGIESIPSIYGFAGAAFVLTLYTYPYVFLTTRASLLSFDGSLVEAARTLNAGRWEAFRRVTLPQILPGITAGALLVALYALADFGTPNIMRVEVFTQAIYARFHAHARDYAALLSLQLLTVTAVILALESRIGVDESGAYESSGHRGTAELDLGAWRYPALLLPAAIGLLAIVLPIAIFGMWLSTGGPGYQVGRLSFDWEYGFNSAYVAVLAAAVSILVALPIAISAATSDSRLAALADRAPYVGYATPGIVLAIALLSFSLDVLPSVYKTVPLLVFAYVVRFMPQAIGSIRTSTLQVDRQLVEAARTLGRSRLNAFRTVTLPLILPGVAAGAALVFLTTMKELPATLMLRPLGFDTLVTYIWRVEEAGLYGQAAVPALVLIGISGLSMAVMLAQEGR; encoded by the coding sequence ATGAGCGCACGCGAGCGCATCGCGAGTGCGGTCGGTCGAAGGGGCGACGGAGACGGCGCCGTCGACGTCGGCCTCACCCTGCTCGCCGCGGCCATCGCCGCTGCGCTCGTCCTTCCGCTGACTTGGCTGTTCGTGGACGCCGCCGCGCTCGGCGACCGGGCGTTCGAACTCGCCGTCGCACCCCGAACCCTCGAGGTGCTGGTCAGAAGCGTCGCCCTCGTCGCCGTCGTCACCGGCGCGAGCGTCCTCCTCGGCGTCCCGCTCGCGCTGTTGACGGTCCAGGGCGATATCCCGTTTCCCCGATTCTGGACGATACTCGCCGCCCTGCCGCTCGCGGTTCCGAGCTACCTCGGGGCGTTCGCCTTCGTTTCGGCGTTCGGGCCGCAGGGCGAACTCGCCGACCTCCTGGCGCCGCTGGGAATCGAGTCGATCCCGTCGATCTACGGCTTCGCCGGCGCCGCGTTCGTGCTGACGCTGTACACCTACCCGTACGTGTTTCTGACGACGCGCGCGTCGCTGCTCTCCTTCGACGGGTCGCTCGTCGAAGCGGCGCGGACGCTCAACGCCGGCCGCTGGGAGGCGTTTCGTCGGGTCACGCTACCCCAGATCCTGCCGGGAATAACCGCCGGCGCGTTACTCGTCGCGCTGTACGCGCTCGCCGACTTCGGCACGCCGAACATCATGCGGGTCGAGGTGTTCACGCAGGCCATCTACGCCCGGTTCCACGCCCACGCCCGCGACTACGCCGCGTTGCTGTCGCTGCAGTTGCTGACCGTGACGGCGGTCATCCTCGCGCTCGAGTCGCGCATCGGCGTCGACGAGTCGGGCGCCTACGAGAGCAGCGGCCACCGCGGAACCGCCGAACTCGACCTCGGCGCCTGGCGGTACCCGGCCCTGTTGCTGCCGGCCGCGATCGGCCTGCTGGCGATCGTCCTGCCGATCGCCATCTTCGGGATGTGGCTGTCGACGGGCGGCCCCGGCTACCAGGTCGGTCGGCTCTCGTTCGACTGGGAGTACGGCTTCAACTCGGCCTACGTCGCGGTGCTGGCCGCCGCCGTCTCCATCCTCGTGGCGCTGCCGATCGCGATCAGTGCGGCGACCTCCGACTCGCGGCTGGCGGCGCTGGCCGACCGCGCGCCCTACGTCGGGTACGCGACGCCGGGGATCGTACTGGCGATCGCGTTGCTCAGTTTCAGCCTCGACGTGCTGCCGTCGGTCTACAAGACGGTGCCGCTGCTGGTGTTCGCCTACGTCGTCCGGTTCATGCCCCAGGCGATCGGGTCGATCCGGACCTCGACGCTGCAGGTCGACCGGCAACTCGTCGAGGCGGCCCGGACGCTGGGCCGGTCGCGATTGAACGCCTTCCGGACGGTGACGCTCCCGCTGATCCTGCCGGGGGTGGCGGCCGGCGCCGCGCTGGTCTTCCTCACGACGATGAAGGAGTTGCCCGCGACGCTGATGTTGCGCCCGCTTGGGTTCGACACGCTGGTGACGTACATCTGGCGCGTCGAAGAGGCCGGCCTCTACGGGCAGGCGGCGGTCCCGGCGCTGGTCCTGATCGGTATCTCCGGCCTCTCGATGGCCGTCATGCTCGCCCAGGAGGGGCGGTGA